One window of the Pedobacter ginsengisoli genome contains the following:
- a CDS encoding ATP-binding protein, giving the protein MKKFLSLSFIMLLGLCVNAQHKLEKIWETDSIINMPESVLPDTKAGVLYVAIMGNSANDKDGIGGIGKLDMNGKVINLDWVTGLNSPKGMAIYGNKMYVADLTDVVVIDIPKSKVELTIPIEGAKFLNDVTVSDKGVVYVSDSQTKRIHQLIKNKDVVYMENIDGVNGLKAVSDDLYIAGGGKNLLKANAKKEMIKVAGLPYGGDGIEPIGNGDFLFSCWGGYVFYVFANGTSELLLDTHLEKKNTADIGYDPVKKIVYIPTFFKKSIMAYQLK; this is encoded by the coding sequence ATGAAGAAATTTTTGAGTTTATCGTTTATAATGTTGTTAGGTTTATGTGTTAACGCACAGCACAAACTGGAAAAAATATGGGAAACAGACAGTATAATTAATATGCCTGAATCTGTATTGCCCGATACTAAGGCCGGCGTATTGTATGTAGCAATAATGGGAAATAGTGCGAATGATAAAGATGGGATTGGGGGGATAGGGAAACTGGACATGAATGGTAAAGTAATTAATCTGGATTGGGTTACAGGCCTTAATTCGCCAAAGGGGATGGCTATATATGGCAATAAAATGTACGTTGCCGATTTGACTGATGTAGTGGTTATTGATATTCCGAAAAGTAAAGTTGAGCTTACCATACCTATAGAAGGGGCTAAATTTTTAAATGATGTTACCGTTAGCGATAAAGGCGTAGTATATGTTTCAGATTCGCAGACAAAACGAATTCATCAGCTCATAAAAAATAAAGATGTTGTTTACATGGAAAATATAGACGGTGTAAACGGACTTAAAGCAGTTAGCGACGATCTATATATAGCCGGAGGTGGCAAAAACCTTTTAAAGGCCAATGCAAAAAAGGAGATGATTAAGGTAGCAGGTTTACCTTATGGAGGCGATGGAATTGAGCCTATTGGGAATGGCGATTTCTTGTTTTCATGTTGGGGTGGCTATGTGTTCTATGTATTTGCTAACGGTACTTCAGAATTATTGCTAGATACACATCTTGAAAAAAAGAATACTGCAGACATTGGCTACGATCCGGTTAAAAAAATAGTTTATATCCCTACTTTCTTTAAGAAGAGTATAATGGCTTACCAATTAAAATAA
- a CDS encoding EboA domain-containing protein, protein MLLIDIEGIKSLNDLFLQIIKQNLSSDALLWLENKIGLIKTEEKSIQLNLTFSHLPRLAGKKSIEVQAEDEEKINKLAPGFSLNNWTADRLSRVYLLMQVPSEDKDVYLKKINGLFIASEMNEQIALYSALPFLAYAEEWIGRCEDGIRSNIGTVLEAIMYHNPYPAHFLSEGAWNQLVLKAFFTEKDVNNITGLKERSNQALTDTLSDYVQERLAAHRTVNPEIYKLIEQKNQKI, encoded by the coding sequence ATGCTTTTGATAGATATAGAAGGGATAAAAAGCCTCAATGATCTTTTTCTGCAAATCATTAAACAAAATCTTAGCAGTGATGCCTTGTTGTGGTTAGAGAATAAGATTGGGTTAATTAAAACAGAAGAAAAGTCAATACAGTTAAATCTTACTTTTTCTCATCTGCCAAGATTGGCAGGAAAAAAATCTATAGAGGTACAGGCGGAAGATGAAGAAAAAATAAATAAACTGGCACCTGGCTTTTCATTAAATAACTGGACTGCCGACAGGTTATCTCGTGTTTATTTATTGATGCAGGTTCCCTCTGAAGATAAAGATGTTTATCTGAAAAAGATAAATGGTTTATTTATAGCTTCTGAGATGAATGAGCAGATTGCACTTTATTCGGCTTTGCCATTTTTAGCATATGCTGAAGAGTGGATCGGCAGATGCGAAGACGGAATCCGCAGTAATATTGGTACTGTACTGGAGGCCATTATGTACCACAATCCTTATCCGGCTCATTTTCTGTCGGAAGGAGCATGGAACCAATTGGTGCTAAAGGCATTTTTTACAGAAAAAGATGTAAATAACATCACCGGATTAAAAGAAAGATCGAATCAGGCACTGACAGATACTTTAAGCGACTATGTACAAGAACGTTTAGCCGCCCACAGAACAGTTAACCCGGAGATCTATAAATTGATAGAACAAAAAAATCAGAAAATATAA
- a CDS encoding lipocalin family protein — MKLLKLIALSAITLASCSPKPDAKKSAPAQSINGTWKLVSAKVITKGDTLSTFPVENQEMIKEFNGTHFAFFKHDISKGKGKEATFDAGSGTYTLNGDKYEEHLQYCSFRDWENLKFSFTVKISNDTLVQRGIEKIDSLNVNHEIVETYVRLPL; from the coding sequence ATGAAATTACTAAAACTAATCGCCCTCTCTGCAATAACTTTAGCGTCCTGCTCTCCAAAGCCCGATGCCAAGAAAAGCGCACCAGCACAATCTATAAATGGCACATGGAAACTTGTATCGGCAAAAGTTATCACTAAAGGCGATACCCTCAGTACTTTCCCGGTCGAAAACCAAGAGATGATTAAAGAGTTTAATGGTACTCATTTTGCCTTTTTTAAGCATGACATTAGCAAAGGAAAGGGCAAAGAAGCCACCTTTGATGCAGGTAGTGGCACATACACATTAAATGGCGATAAATACGAAGAACATCTGCAATATTGCAGCTTTAGAGATTGGGAAAACCTCAAATTCAGTTTTACGGTAAAAATCAGCAATGATACGCTGGTGCAACGTGGCATTGAAAAAATAGATAGCCTGAATGTTAACCACGAGATTGTAGAAACCTACGTTAGGTTACCTTTATAA
- a CDS encoding transmembrane 220 family protein: protein MLLSILNSVFCVAFILFAYVNLNDKDSWLWVPIYMVASICCGFAIFNLFYPIVYLVAISFYLIYAIILFFAKDGVRDWIIKYRRPSLVESMQATKPYIEKAREFFGLLIISGALAINYFVAINL from the coding sequence ATGCTGCTTAGCATCTTAAACTCCGTTTTTTGCGTCGCGTTTATACTTTTCGCGTATGTAAACCTTAATGATAAAGATTCATGGCTTTGGGTGCCTATCTATATGGTGGCTTCCATTTGTTGTGGATTTGCCATTTTTAATCTTTTTTATCCTATCGTATACCTTGTTGCCATATCTTTCTATCTTATTTACGCAATCATCCTGTTTTTTGCTAAAGACGGAGTGCGCGACTGGATAATAAAGTACCGACGCCCAAGCTTAGTTGAGAGTATGCAGGCCACCAAGCCTTATATTGAGAAAGCCAGAGAGTTTTTTGGTCTGCTGATTATAAGTGGTGCACTGGCTATAAACTATTTTGTGGCTATCAATTTATAA